A DNA window from Linepithema humile isolate Giens D197 chromosome 6, Lhum_UNIL_v1.0, whole genome shotgun sequence contains the following coding sequences:
- the trc gene encoding serine/threonine-protein kinase tricornered isoform X4, producing the protein MGVLEMAATESTIRFSGHTLDKATKAKVTLENYYSNLIAQHIERKQRLAKLEESLKDEGLSEQQKQEKRLQHAQKETEFLRLKRSRLGVEDFEPLKVIGRGAFGEVRLVQKKDTGHVYAMKILRKADMLEKEQVAHVRAERDVLVEADHQWVVKMYYSFQDPINLYLIMEFLPGGDMMTLLMKKDTLSEECTQFYISETALAIDSIHKLGFIHRDIKPDNLLLDARGHIKLSDFGLCTGLKKSHRTDFYRDLSQAKPSDFMTSCGSGSGGAMDSKRRAESWKRNRRALAYSTVGTPDYIAPEVFLQTGYGPACDCWSLGVIMYEMLIGYPPFCSENPQETYRKVMNWRETLVFPPEVPISEEAKDTIIRFCCEADRRLGAQRGIEELKLAPFFRGVDWEHIRERPAAIPVEVRSIDDTSNFDEFPDVKLEIPSAPMPQDGEVIYKDWVFINYTFKRFEGLTQRGTPTKK; encoded by the exons GTGACGCTAGAGAACTATTACAGCAATCTGATAGCGCAGCACATCGAACGGAAGCAGAGGTTGGCGAAGCTCGAGGAGTCCCTCAAGGATGAGGGTCTCTCAGAGCAGCAAAAGCAGGAGAAGAGGCTGCAGCATGCCCAGAAGGAGACCGAGTTTCTTCGGCTCAAGCGGTCCAGGCTAGGCGTCGAAGATTTCGAGCCTCTCAAGGTTATCGGCAGAGGTGCCTTTGGCGAG GTGAGACTCGTGCAAAAGAAGGACACCGGACACGTGTACGCGATGAAGATCCTTCGGAAGGCGGATATGCTCGAGAAGGAGCAAGTCGCGCACGTCAGAGCGGAGAGAGATGTCCTCGTGGAAGCGGACCATCAATGGGTCGTAAAGATGTACTACAGTTTCCAGGACCCTATAAATCTCTATCTAATAATGGAGTTTCTTCCTGGCG GTGACATGATGACGCTGCTCATGAAGAAGGATACGCTTTCCGAAGAATGcacgcaattttatatttctgaaacGGCGTTAGCGATCGACTCCATACACAAATTAGGTTTTATTCATAG AGACATCAAGCCAGACAACCTGTTGCTGGATGCACGGGGCCACATAAAACTCTCTGACTTTGGGCTGTGCACGGGTCTGAAGAAGTCGCATCGGACCGATTTTTACCGAGACCTGAGTCAAGCGAAACCTTCTGATTTCA TGACATCATGCGGGAGTGGAAGCGGCGGCGCGATGGATAGCAAAAGGAGAGCCGAGAGCTGGAAGAGAAACAGGAGAGCGCTGGCTTACAGCACGGTAGGCACTCCAGACTATATCGCGCCGGAAGTGTTCCTGCAAACAGGTTACGGACCGGCTTGCGACTGTTGGTCTCTGGGAGTTATTATGTACGAGATGCTTATAG GATATCCACCGTTCTGCAGTGAGAATCCGCAGGAAACGTATAGAAAAGTAATGAACTGGCGTGAGACGCTGGTGTTCCCGCCGGAAGTCCCCATTAGCGAAGAGGCTAAAGATACGATTATCAGATTTTGCTGTGAAGCCGACAGAAGATTAG GGGCGCAAAGAGGTATCGAGGAACTCAAGCTGGCACCCTTCTTCCGCGGTGTCGATTGGGAGCACATTAGAGAAAGACCAGCCGCCATACCGGTCGAGGTGCGATCCATCGACGACACGTCCAACTTCGACGAGTTTCCAGATGTGAAATTGGAAATAC CGTCCGCACCGATGCCACAGGACGGCGAGGTGATATACAAGGACTGGGTGTTCATCAATTACACCTTCAAGCGCTTCGAGGGTCTGACGCAACGGGGCACGCCGACCAAGAAATAG
- the trc gene encoding serine/threonine-protein kinase tricornered isoform X5 codes for MAATESTIRFSGHTLDKATKAKVTLENYYSNLIAQHIERKQRLAKLEESLKDEGLSEQQKQEKRLQHAQKETEFLRLKRSRLGVEDFEPLKVIGRGAFGEVRLVQKKDTGHVYAMKILRKADMLEKEQVAHVRAERDVLVEADHQWVVKMYYSFQDPINLYLIMEFLPGGDMMTLLMKKDTLSEECTQFYISETALAIDSIHKLGFIHRDIKPDNLLLDARGHIKLSDFGLCTGLKKSHRTDFYRDLSQAKPSDFMTSCGSGSGGAMDSKRRAESWKRNRRALAYSTVGTPDYIAPEVFLQTGYGPACDCWSLGVIMYEMLIGYPPFCSENPQETYRKVMNWRETLVFPPEVPISEEAKDTIIRFCCEADRRLGAQRGIEELKLAPFFRGVDWEHIRERPAAIPVEVRSIDDTSNFDEFPDVKLEIPSAPMPQDGEVIYKDWVFINYTFKRFEGLTQRGTPTKK; via the exons GTGACGCTAGAGAACTATTACAGCAATCTGATAGCGCAGCACATCGAACGGAAGCAGAGGTTGGCGAAGCTCGAGGAGTCCCTCAAGGATGAGGGTCTCTCAGAGCAGCAAAAGCAGGAGAAGAGGCTGCAGCATGCCCAGAAGGAGACCGAGTTTCTTCGGCTCAAGCGGTCCAGGCTAGGCGTCGAAGATTTCGAGCCTCTCAAGGTTATCGGCAGAGGTGCCTTTGGCGAG GTGAGACTCGTGCAAAAGAAGGACACCGGACACGTGTACGCGATGAAGATCCTTCGGAAGGCGGATATGCTCGAGAAGGAGCAAGTCGCGCACGTCAGAGCGGAGAGAGATGTCCTCGTGGAAGCGGACCATCAATGGGTCGTAAAGATGTACTACAGTTTCCAGGACCCTATAAATCTCTATCTAATAATGGAGTTTCTTCCTGGCG GTGACATGATGACGCTGCTCATGAAGAAGGATACGCTTTCCGAAGAATGcacgcaattttatatttctgaaacGGCGTTAGCGATCGACTCCATACACAAATTAGGTTTTATTCATAG AGACATCAAGCCAGACAACCTGTTGCTGGATGCACGGGGCCACATAAAACTCTCTGACTTTGGGCTGTGCACGGGTCTGAAGAAGTCGCATCGGACCGATTTTTACCGAGACCTGAGTCAAGCGAAACCTTCTGATTTCA TGACATCATGCGGGAGTGGAAGCGGCGGCGCGATGGATAGCAAAAGGAGAGCCGAGAGCTGGAAGAGAAACAGGAGAGCGCTGGCTTACAGCACGGTAGGCACTCCAGACTATATCGCGCCGGAAGTGTTCCTGCAAACAGGTTACGGACCGGCTTGCGACTGTTGGTCTCTGGGAGTTATTATGTACGAGATGCTTATAG GATATCCACCGTTCTGCAGTGAGAATCCGCAGGAAACGTATAGAAAAGTAATGAACTGGCGTGAGACGCTGGTGTTCCCGCCGGAAGTCCCCATTAGCGAAGAGGCTAAAGATACGATTATCAGATTTTGCTGTGAAGCCGACAGAAGATTAG GGGCGCAAAGAGGTATCGAGGAACTCAAGCTGGCACCCTTCTTCCGCGGTGTCGATTGGGAGCACATTAGAGAAAGACCAGCCGCCATACCGGTCGAGGTGCGATCCATCGACGACACGTCCAACTTCGACGAGTTTCCAGATGTGAAATTGGAAATAC CGTCCGCACCGATGCCACAGGACGGCGAGGTGATATACAAGGACTGGGTGTTCATCAATTACACCTTCAAGCGCTTCGAGGGTCTGACGCAACGGGGCACGCCGACCAAGAAATAG
- the LOC105670849 gene encoding uncharacterized protein isoform X2 — MSVSFVGITKKNIWQYYENLSNFKVKCRFCIKEYYCVAITNFSRHVRTMHRDVVDHKDEELYILPSKFFKYSNKGSAVVMQCIICNLTFKPDSELLTKHLRKHSMKQLEDHSFPSWSWKYCIKSEDYQVKCYICNKNINLNISRQLNQHLINAHIDVILENKQKTYNTSQSSGCVLALESNTMPTSSNIAKQHSLKTELIVGGGESNSWLTQYYIKLSNFRVQCKACPYNSYYIDVLLFKNHIDTEHASIALFERSELGETSLGWQYLQILNIYFAKCVICGVIFAIHENNMNDHMSKHSKQERQEWQAVLWPIKYFTKIYDLVAKCKICEKIIKLSISHDVIYHIINRHLESLKRMLETDSTTEQSGNQQTWKKALINIHQKQALSLEAQTISSSKRIYETDSTTEQLGSQQSWKKALINIHQKQALSLKAQTISSSKRIHETDSTTEQSGSQQSWKKKLINIHQKQALPLETQTISSSKRIHKTDSTTEQSGSQQTWKKPLISIHQKRVLPLEAQTMSFSKRIHKTDSTTEQSGSQQIVKKALINIHQRRGLPFEAQTISSSKRIHQTDSTIEQSGSQQILKKAFINIPQKRVLPLEAQRMSSLKRIHQIDSTTMQSGSQQTWKKALLINIPQKRILPVEVRLLDISCLKRMHVINSTTEQSGSQKTGRSINMR, encoded by the exons ATGTCTGTATCATTTGTTGGTATAACCAAAAAGAATATATGGCAATATTATGAAAACTTGTCGAATTTTAAAGTGAAGTGCAGATTTtgcataaaagaatattattgtgTGGCTATTACAAACTTTTCGAGGCATGTTAGAACGATGCATCGAGATGTTGTTGACCACAAAGATGAAGAACTATACATATTGCCGTcgaaatttttcaagtattcCAACAAAGGATCCGCTGTTGTCATGCAATGCATCATATGCAATTTAACTTTCAAGCCCGATTctgaattattaacaaaacatttACGCAAACATTCTATGAAACAACTGGAAGATCATAGTTTTCCTAGTTGGTCATGGAAATATTGTATCAAAAGTGAGGATTATCAAGTAAAGTGTTATATTTGTAACAAGAATATAAATCTCAATATTTCACGACAGTTGAatcaacatttaataaatgccCATATAGACgttattttggaaaataagcaaaaaacaTACAACACATCTCAGTCGTCAGGTTGCGTCTTGGCGCTTGAATCGAATACAATGCCTACATCATCAAATATTGCAAAGCAGCATTCACTTAAAACGGAATTAATTGTTGGTGGCGGAGAAAGTAACAGTTGGTTGACGCAATATTACATCAAACTGTCGAATTTTAGAGTGCAATGTAAAGCTTGTCCATATAATTCTTATTACATCGATGTTTTATTGTTTAAGAATCATATAGATACTGAGCATGCCTCAATTGCTCTATTTGAAAGAAGTGAATTAGGTGAAACAAGTTTGGGATGGCAATATTTGCAGATATTAAACATATACTTTGCAAAATGTGTTATATGTGGTGTAATTTTTGCGattcatgaaaataatatgaatgatCATATGTCCAAGCATTCTAAACAAGAAAGGCAGGAGTGGCAAGCTGTTCTTTggccaataaaatattttacaaaaatttatgatttggttgcaaaatgtaaaatttgtgaaaaaatcataaaactttCTATTTCACATGATGtgatatatcatataattaatagacaTTTAGAGTCTTTGAAGAGAATGCTAGAAACAGACAGTACAACTGAGCAATCAGGAAATCAACAAACCTGGAAAAAAGCGTTAATAAAC ATTCATCAAAAACAAGCTTTATCACTTGAAGCACAGACAATATCTTCTTCGAAGAGAATATATGAAACAGACAGTACAACTGAGCAATTAGGAAGCCAGCAATCCTGGAAAAAAGCGTTAATAAAC ATTCATCAAAAACAAGCTTTATCACTTAAAGCACAGACAATATCTTCTTCGAAGAGAATACATGAAACAGACAGTACAACTGAGCAATCAGGAAGCCAGCAAtcctggaaaaaaaaattaataaac ATTCATCAAAAACAAGCTTTACCACTTGAAACACAGACAATATCTTCTTCAAAGAGAATACATAAAACTGATAGTACAACTGAGCAATCAGGAAGCCAACAAACCTGGAAGAAACCTTTAATAAGC ATTCATCAAAAACGTGTTTTACCACTTGAAGCACAGACAATGTCTTTTTCGAAGAGAATACATAAAACAGACAGTACAACTGAGCAATCAGGAAGCCAACAAATCGTGAAAAAAGCATTAATAAAC ATTCATCAAAGACGTGGTTTACCATTTGAAGCACAGACAATATCTTCTTCGAAGAGAATACATCAAACAGACAGTACAATTGAGCAATCAGGAAGccaacaaattttgaaaaaagcaTTCATAAAT ATTCCTCAAAAACGTGTTTTACCACTTGAAGCACAGAGAATGTCTTCTTTGAAGAGAATACATCAAATAGACAGTACAACTATGCAATCAGGAAGCCAACAAACCTGGAAAAaagcattattaataaac ATTCCTCAAAAACGTATTTTACCAGTTGAAGTAAGACTTTTAGACATATCTTGTTTGAAGAGAATGCATGTAATAAACAGTACAACTGAGCAATCAGGAAGCCAAAAAACTGGAAGAAGCATTAATATGCGTTA
- the LOC105670849 gene encoding uncharacterized protein isoform X1, with protein sequence MSVSFVGITKKNIWQYYENLSNFKVKCRFCIKEYYCVAITNFSRHVRTMHRDVVDHKDEELYILPSKFFKYSNKGSAVVMQCIICNLTFKPDSELLTKHLRKHSMKQLEDHSFPSWSWKYCIKSEDYQVKCYICNKNINLNISRQLNQHLINAHIDVILENKQKTYNTSQSSGCVLALESNTMPTSSNIAKQHSLKTELIVGGGESNSWLTQYYIKLSNFRVQCKACPYNSYYIDVLLFKNHIDTEHASIALFERSELGETSLGWQYLQILNIYFAKCVICGVIFAIHENNMNDHMSKHSKQERQEWQAVLWPIKYFTKIYDLVAKCKICEKIIKLSISHDVIYHIINRHLESLKRMLETDSTTEQSGNQQTWKKALINIHQKQALSLEAQTISSSKRIYETDSTTEQLGSQQSWKKALINIHQKQALSLKAQTISSSKRIHETDSTTEQSGSQQSWKKKLINIHQKQALPLETQTISSSKRIHKTDSTTEQSGSQQTWKKPLISIHQKRVLPLEAQTMSFSKRIHKTDSTTEQSGSQQIVKKALINIHQRRGLPFEAQTISSSKRIHQTDSTIEQSGSQQILKKAFINIPQKRVLPLEAQRMSSLKRIHQIDSTTMQSGSQQTWKKALLINIPQKRILPVEVRLLDISCLKRMHVINSTTEQSGSQKTGRSINMR encoded by the exons ATGTCTGTATCATTTGTTGGTATAACCAAAAAGAATATATGGCAATATTATGAAAACTTGTCGAATTTTAAAGTGAAGTGCAGATTTtgcataaaagaatattattgtgTGGCTATTACAAACTTTTCGAGGCATGTTAGAACGATGCATCGAGATGTTGTTGACCACAAAGATGAAGAACTATACATATTGCCGTcgaaatttttcaagtattcCAACAAAGGATCCGCTGTTGTCATGCAATGCATCATATGCAATTTAACTTTCAAGCCCGATTctgaattattaacaaaacatttACGCAAACATTCTATGAAACAACTGGAAGATCATAGTTTTCCTAGTTGGTCATGGAAATATTGTATCAAAAGTGAGGATTATCAAGTAAAGTGTTATATTTGTAACAAGAATATAAATCTCAATATTTCACGACAGTTGAatcaacatttaataaatgccCATATAGACgttattttggaaaataagcaaaaaacaTACAACACATCTCAGTCGTCAGGTTGCGTCTTGGCGCTTGAATCGAATACAATGCCTACATCATCAAATATTGCAAAGCAGCATTCACTTAAAACGGAATTAATTGTTGGTGGCGGAGAAAGTAACAGTTGGTTGACGCAATATTACATCAAACTGTCGAATTTTAGAGTGCAATGTAAAGCTTGTCCATATAATTCTTATTACATCGATGTTTTATTGTTTAAGAATCATATAGATACTGAGCATGCCTCAATTGCTCTATTTGAAAGAAGTGAATTAGGTGAAACAAGTTTGGGATGGCAATATTTGCAGATATTAAACATATACTTTGCAAAATGTGTTATATGTGGTGTAATTTTTGCGattcatgaaaataatatgaatgatCATATGTCCAAGCATTCTAAACAAGAAAGGCAGGAGTGGCAAGCTGTTCTTTggccaataaaatattttacaaaaatttatgatttggttgcaaaatgtaaaatttgtgaaaaaatcataaaactttCTATTTCACATGATGtgatatatcatataattaatagacaTTTAGAGTCTTTGAAGAGAATGCTAGAAACAGACAGTACAACTGAGCAATCAGGAAATCAACAAACCTGGAAAAAAGCGTTAATAAAC ATTCATCAAAAACAAGCTTTATCACTTGAAGCACAGACAATATCTTCTTCGAAGAGAATATATGAAACAGACAGTACAACTGAGCAATTAGGAAGCCAGCAATCCTGGAAAAAAGCGTTAATAAAC ATTCATCAAAAACAAGCTTTATCACTTAAAGCACAGACAATATCTTCTTCGAAGAGAATACATGAAACAGACAGTACAACTGAGCAATCAGGAAGCCAGCAAtcctggaaaaaaaaattaataaac ATTCATCAAAAACAAGCTTTACCACTTGAAACACAGACAATATCTTCTTCAAAGAGAATACATAAAACTGATAGTACAACTGAGCAATCAGGAAGCCAACAAACCTGGAAGAAACCTTTAATAAGC ATTCATCAAAAACGTGTTTTACCACTTGAAGCACAGACAATGTCTTTTTCGAAGAGAATACATAAAACAGACAGTACAACTGAGCAATCAGGAAGCCAACAAATCGTGAAAAAAGCATTAATAAAC ATTCATCAAAGACGTGGTTTACCATTTGAAGCACAGACAATATCTTCTTCGAAGAGAATACATCAAACAGACAGTACAATTGAGCAATCAGGAAGccaacaaattttgaaaaaagcaTTCATAAAT ATTCCTCAAAAACGTGTTTTACCACTTGAAGCACAGAGAATGTCTTCTTTGAAGAGAATACATCAAATAGACAGTACAACTATGCAATCAGGAAGCCAACAAACCTGGAAAAaagcattattaataaac ATTCCTCAAAAACGTATTTTACCAGTTGAAGTAAGACTTTTAGACATATCTTGTTTGAAGAGAATGCATGTAATAAACAGTACAACTGAGCAATCAGGAAGCCAAAAAACTGGAAGAAGCATTAATATGCGTTAG
- the LOC105670849 gene encoding uncharacterized protein isoform X3 — protein MSVSFVGITKKNIWQYYENLSNFKVKCRFCIKEYYCVAITNFSRHVRTMHRDVVDHKDEELYILPSKFFKYSNKGSAVVMQCIICNLTFKPDSELLTKHLRKHSMKQLEDHSFPSWSWKYCIKSEDYQVKCYICNKNINLNISRQLNQHLINAHIDVILENKQKTYNTSQSSGCVLALESNTMPTSSNIAKQHSLKTELIVGGGESNSWLTQYYIKLSNFRVQCKACPYNSYYIDVLLFKNHIDTEHASIALFERSELGETSLGWQYLQILNIYFAKCVICGVIFAIHENNMNDHMSKHSKQERQEWQAVLWPIKYFTKIYDLVAKCKICEKIIKLSISHDVIYHIINRHLESLKRMLETDSTTEQSGNQQTWKKALINIHQKQALSLEAQTISSSKRIYETDSTTEQLGSQQSWKKALINIHQKQALSLKAQTISSSKRIHETDSTTEQSGSQQSWKKKLINIHQKQALPLETQTISSSKRIHKTDSTTEQSGSQQTWKKPLISIHQKRVLPLEAQTMSFSKRIHKTDSTTEQSGSQQIVKKALINIPQKRVLPLEAQRMSSLKRIHQIDSTTMQSGSQQTWKKALLINIPQKRILPVEVRLLDISCLKRMHVINSTTEQSGSQKTGRSINMR, from the exons ATGTCTGTATCATTTGTTGGTATAACCAAAAAGAATATATGGCAATATTATGAAAACTTGTCGAATTTTAAAGTGAAGTGCAGATTTtgcataaaagaatattattgtgTGGCTATTACAAACTTTTCGAGGCATGTTAGAACGATGCATCGAGATGTTGTTGACCACAAAGATGAAGAACTATACATATTGCCGTcgaaatttttcaagtattcCAACAAAGGATCCGCTGTTGTCATGCAATGCATCATATGCAATTTAACTTTCAAGCCCGATTctgaattattaacaaaacatttACGCAAACATTCTATGAAACAACTGGAAGATCATAGTTTTCCTAGTTGGTCATGGAAATATTGTATCAAAAGTGAGGATTATCAAGTAAAGTGTTATATTTGTAACAAGAATATAAATCTCAATATTTCACGACAGTTGAatcaacatttaataaatgccCATATAGACgttattttggaaaataagcaaaaaacaTACAACACATCTCAGTCGTCAGGTTGCGTCTTGGCGCTTGAATCGAATACAATGCCTACATCATCAAATATTGCAAAGCAGCATTCACTTAAAACGGAATTAATTGTTGGTGGCGGAGAAAGTAACAGTTGGTTGACGCAATATTACATCAAACTGTCGAATTTTAGAGTGCAATGTAAAGCTTGTCCATATAATTCTTATTACATCGATGTTTTATTGTTTAAGAATCATATAGATACTGAGCATGCCTCAATTGCTCTATTTGAAAGAAGTGAATTAGGTGAAACAAGTTTGGGATGGCAATATTTGCAGATATTAAACATATACTTTGCAAAATGTGTTATATGTGGTGTAATTTTTGCGattcatgaaaataatatgaatgatCATATGTCCAAGCATTCTAAACAAGAAAGGCAGGAGTGGCAAGCTGTTCTTTggccaataaaatattttacaaaaatttatgatttggttgcaaaatgtaaaatttgtgaaaaaatcataaaactttCTATTTCACATGATGtgatatatcatataattaatagacaTTTAGAGTCTTTGAAGAGAATGCTAGAAACAGACAGTACAACTGAGCAATCAGGAAATCAACAAACCTGGAAAAAAGCGTTAATAAAC ATTCATCAAAAACAAGCTTTATCACTTGAAGCACAGACAATATCTTCTTCGAAGAGAATATATGAAACAGACAGTACAACTGAGCAATTAGGAAGCCAGCAATCCTGGAAAAAAGCGTTAATAAAC ATTCATCAAAAACAAGCTTTATCACTTAAAGCACAGACAATATCTTCTTCGAAGAGAATACATGAAACAGACAGTACAACTGAGCAATCAGGAAGCCAGCAAtcctggaaaaaaaaattaataaac ATTCATCAAAAACAAGCTTTACCACTTGAAACACAGACAATATCTTCTTCAAAGAGAATACATAAAACTGATAGTACAACTGAGCAATCAGGAAGCCAACAAACCTGGAAGAAACCTTTAATAAGC ATTCATCAAAAACGTGTTTTACCACTTGAAGCACAGACAATGTCTTTTTCGAAGAGAATACATAAAACAGACAGTACAACTGAGCAATCAGGAAGCCAACAAATCGTGAAAAAAGCATTAATAAAC ATTCCTCAAAAACGTGTTTTACCACTTGAAGCACAGAGAATGTCTTCTTTGAAGAGAATACATCAAATAGACAGTACAACTATGCAATCAGGAAGCCAACAAACCTGGAAAAaagcattattaataaac ATTCCTCAAAAACGTATTTTACCAGTTGAAGTAAGACTTTTAGACATATCTTGTTTGAAGAGAATGCATGTAATAAACAGTACAACTGAGCAATCAGGAAGCCAAAAAACTGGAAGAAGCATTAATATGCGTTAG